One Falco biarmicus isolate bFalBia1 chromosome 13, bFalBia1.pri, whole genome shotgun sequence genomic region harbors:
- the ABCC5 gene encoding ATP-binding cassette sub-family C member 5 isoform X9: MKDIDIGKEYIIPSPGYRSVRERANSVQHEEQEGSKFQRAKHQIECQDALEAAARAEGLPLDTSVHSQLRMLDEEHHKGKYHHGLNVLKPIRTTSKHQHPVDNAGLFSCMTFSWLTPLAHRAYKKGELFMGDVWSLSRHESSDVNCRRLERLWQEELKESGPEDASLRRVVWIFCRTRLIISIVCLMITQLAGFSGPVSNIHPFFNNPRGLHLMANCKILRFHCRIT; the protein is encoded by the exons ATGAAAGACATCGACATAGGAAAAGAGTACATTATACCCAGTCCTGGGTATAGAAGTGTAAGGGAGAGAGCCAACTCAGTGCAGCATGAAGAGCAGGAAGGGTCAAAATTTCAGCGTGCTAAGCATCAG ATTGAATGCCAGGATGCCTTGGAAGCAGCTGCTCGGGCAGAGGGCCTGCCACTGGACACCTCCGTGCATTCCCAGCTGAGAATGCTGGACGAAGAGCATCACAAGGGAAAATATCACCATGGCCTAAATGTTCTGAAACCTATACGGACTACTTCCAA acaCCAGCACCCTGTTGATAATGCTGGGCTTTTCTCCTGCATGACCTTCTCCTGGCTCACTCCTTTGGCCCACAGAGCGTACAAGAAGGGGGAATTGTTTATGGGTGATGTATGGTCTTTATCAAGGCATGAGTCTTCAGATGTCAATTGTAGAAG GCTGGAGAGATTGTGGcaggaagaactgaaagaaagtGGGCCCGAAGATGCTTCTCTCCGGAGGGTTGTGTGGATTTTCTGCCGCACCAGGCTCATCATTTCCATAGTGTGTCTGATGATCACGCAGCTTGCGGGTTTTAGTGGACCAGTAAGTAATATCCATCCTTTTTTTAACAACCCCAGAGGGCTCCATCTCATGGCCAACTGTAAAATCTTAAGGTTTCATTGCAGAATCACTTAA
- the ABCC5 gene encoding ATP-binding cassette sub-family C member 5 isoform X8, which translates to MKDIDIGKEYIIPSPGYRSVRERANSVQHEEQEGSKFQRAKHQQIECQDALEAAARAEGLPLDTSVHSQLRMLDEEHHKGKYHHGLNVLKPIRTTSKHQHPVDNAGLFSCMTFSWLTPLAHRAYKKGELFMGDVWSLSRHESSDVNCRRLERLWQEELKESGPEDASLRRVVWIFCRTRLIISIVCLMITQLAGFSGPVSNIHPFFNNPRGLHLMANCKILRFHCRIT; encoded by the exons ATGAAAGACATCGACATAGGAAAAGAGTACATTATACCCAGTCCTGGGTATAGAAGTGTAAGGGAGAGAGCCAACTCAGTGCAGCATGAAGAGCAGGAAGGGTCAAAATTTCAGCGTGCTAAGCATCAG CAGATTGAATGCCAGGATGCCTTGGAAGCAGCTGCTCGGGCAGAGGGCCTGCCACTGGACACCTCCGTGCATTCCCAGCTGAGAATGCTGGACGAAGAGCATCACAAGGGAAAATATCACCATGGCCTAAATGTTCTGAAACCTATACGGACTACTTCCAA acaCCAGCACCCTGTTGATAATGCTGGGCTTTTCTCCTGCATGACCTTCTCCTGGCTCACTCCTTTGGCCCACAGAGCGTACAAGAAGGGGGAATTGTTTATGGGTGATGTATGGTCTTTATCAAGGCATGAGTCTTCAGATGTCAATTGTAGAAG GCTGGAGAGATTGTGGcaggaagaactgaaagaaagtGGGCCCGAAGATGCTTCTCTCCGGAGGGTTGTGTGGATTTTCTGCCGCACCAGGCTCATCATTTCCATAGTGTGTCTGATGATCACGCAGCTTGCGGGTTTTAGTGGACCAGTAAGTAATATCCATCCTTTTTTTAACAACCCCAGAGGGCTCCATCTCATGGCCAACTGTAAAATCTTAAGGTTTCATTGCAGAATCACTTAA